A DNA window from Thiothrix subterranea contains the following coding sequences:
- a CDS encoding Dps family protein codes for MDINIGIPNDQRQAIADGLSRLLADTYTLYLKTHNYHWNVTGPMFNTLHLMFETQYTELALAVDLVAERIRALGYPAPGTYAAYSKLSSIKEEEGVPKAHDMIRNLVEGQEAVVRTARSIFPLVDAASDEPTADLLTQRMQIHEKNAWMLRSMLE; via the coding sequence ATGGACATCAATATCGGCATTCCCAACGACCAGCGCCAAGCGATTGCTGACGGGCTTTCGCGCTTGCTCGCTGACACTTACACGCTTTACCTGAAAACCCATAACTACCACTGGAATGTGACGGGGCCAATGTTCAACACCCTGCACCTCATGTTCGAGACGCAATACACCGAACTCGCGCTCGCGGTGGATTTGGTGGCGGAACGCATTCGCGCCCTTGGCTACCCCGCACCCGGCACGTATGCGGCTTACAGCAAACTCTCGTCGATCAAGGAAGAAGAAGGTGTACCCAAAGCGCATGACATGATTCGTAATTTGGTGGAAGGTCAGGAAGCAGTGGTGCGCACTGCCCGCAGCATTTTCCCTCTGGTCGATGCCGCCAGTGACGAACCCACGGCGGATCTGTTAACCCAGCGGATGCAAATCCACGAAAAGAATGCGTGGATGTTGCGCAGCATGTTGGAATGA
- a CDS encoding helix-turn-helix domain-containing protein translates to MSSRDLADYLEQRVAMLGISRSEVARRADISRQTWYRLLSADLTDAKLSTIMRLAEALETPPLHLLRLYLGEGQTTTPLNGASNDAGGFLARTLGTPANRISPSGN, encoded by the coding sequence ATGTCAAGCAGAGATTTGGCTGATTATTTGGAACAGCGCGTGGCAATGTTGGGTATTTCGCGCTCGGAAGTGGCGCGTCGCGCCGATATATCGCGGCAAACCTGGTATCGGCTCTTGAGCGCTGATCTGACGGATGCCAAACTGTCCACTATCATGCGCTTGGCAGAAGCGCTGGAAACTCCCCCCTTGCACTTATTGCGTTTGTATTTGGGTGAGGGGCAGACAACCACACCACTTAACGGAGCAAGCAACGATGCAGGCGGATTTTTGGCACGAACGTTGGGAACACCAGCAAATCGGATTTCACCAAGCGGAAATTAA
- a CDS encoding PIN domain-containing protein, protein MRNVLLDANLLIGVFDTHDSKAEAHFERLLEEEANLAVTPLIRYEVLCGIKWHKQDDYQFINEQLATFGLFQITSEVAELAENLFRFSQYKNIKVPDKKKYKFDIFHFAAAKYYVLEIETFDGDFEQLERLYADYQQEVAA, encoded by the coding sequence ATGCGAAATGTATTACTGGATGCCAACCTATTGATTGGCGTGTTCGATACACACGATTCAAAAGCCGAAGCTCACTTTGAACGTTTGCTAGAAGAGGAAGCTAATTTGGCAGTGACACCACTCATTCGTTACGAGGTCTTATGTGGAATAAAGTGGCACAAACAAGATGACTATCAATTTATTAATGAACAATTAGCAACATTCGGACTTTTTCAAATAACGTCCGAAGTTGCTGAATTGGCAGAAAATCTATTTCGCTTTTCACAGTACAAAAACATCAAAGTACCGGATAAGAAAAAATACAAATTTGATATTTTTCACTTCGCGGCTGCCAAATACTATGTCCTTGAAATCGAGACGTTCGATGGTGACTTTGAGCAGTTAGAGCGTTTATATGCGGATTATCAGCAGGAAGTTGCGGCATGA
- a CDS encoding nicotinate phosphoribosyltransferase: protein MFTNLILNTDSYKASHFLQYPAGTQVVSSYIESRGGQFPQTLFFGLQAFIKEYLLKPVTTADIDEAEALFTAHGVPFFRQGWEQIVQQHGGFLPIEIQALPEGMVVPTGNALVQIRNTDPQAFWLTSYLETALLRAVWYPTTVATLSWQVKQSIRQALDATCDNPANELPFKLHDFGARGVSSHESAALGGMAHLVNFMGGDTVVALLAARKYYGADMAGFSIPAAEHSTITAWGREGEADAYANMLQQFGQAGKLLAVVSDSYDIYHAVSEIWGKQLRAQVESSGATVVIRPDSGVPEEIVPEVLERLYAEFGGRVNSKGYKVLSDCVRVIQGDGVDVDSIGVILQRIQQAGFSTENVAFGMGGGLLQKVNRDTLRFAMKASAMQINGAWRDVYKQPVTDSGKHSKRGRLAVIRDAGVIKTIREDALSWESNLLRPVFRNGELLVDDSFDSIRARSNQH, encoded by the coding sequence ATGTTCACTAACTTGATTCTCAACACTGACAGCTACAAAGCCAGCCACTTTTTGCAATACCCTGCGGGGACGCAAGTGGTGTCATCCTACATCGAATCGCGTGGCGGGCAGTTTCCGCAAACGCTGTTCTTTGGTTTGCAGGCGTTCATCAAGGAATACCTGCTCAAGCCTGTCACTACGGCGGATATTGATGAGGCGGAGGCATTGTTTACTGCGCACGGTGTGCCATTTTTCCGCCAAGGCTGGGAACAGATTGTGCAGCAACACGGCGGTTTTTTGCCGATTGAAATCCAAGCGTTACCCGAAGGCATGGTTGTTCCTACCGGCAATGCGTTGGTGCAAATCCGCAATACTGACCCGCAAGCGTTTTGGCTAACCTCGTATCTGGAAACGGCGTTGCTGCGGGCGGTGTGGTATCCCACCACGGTTGCTACGTTGTCATGGCAGGTGAAGCAAAGCATTCGCCAAGCACTTGACGCAACTTGCGACAATCCGGCGAATGAATTGCCCTTCAAGCTGCATGACTTCGGCGCACGCGGGGTGTCTTCGCACGAATCCGCAGCTCTCGGCGGCATGGCGCACTTGGTCAATTTCATGGGTGGCGATACGGTCGTGGCATTGCTGGCGGCGCGTAAATACTACGGCGCGGATATGGCTGGCTTCTCGATCCCGGCGGCAGAACATTCCACCATTACCGCGTGGGGACGTGAAGGCGAAGCGGATGCTTACGCCAATATGCTGCAACAATTCGGGCAGGCGGGGAAGTTGCTCGCGGTCGTCTCGGATTCCTACGACATTTACCACGCCGTTTCCGAGATTTGGGGCAAGCAATTGCGGGCGCAAGTCGAAAGCAGCGGTGCAACCGTGGTGATTCGCCCCGATTCCGGCGTGCCGGAAGAGATCGTGCCGGAAGTGCTGGAGCGTTTGTATGCCGAATTCGGTGGTCGCGTAAACAGCAAGGGCTACAAAGTGTTGAGCGATTGCGTGCGCGTGATTCAGGGCGATGGGGTGGATGTGGATTCCATCGGCGTGATTTTGCAACGCATTCAACAGGCTGGCTTTTCGACCGAAAATGTCGCGTTTGGCATGGGTGGCGGGCTGTTGCAGAAGGTTAATCGCGATACCTTGCGCTTTGCGATGAAGGCTTCCGCGATGCAAATCAATGGCGCATGGCGCGATGTGTATAAGCAGCCGGTCACAGATTCCGGCAAGCATTCCAAGCGTGGGCGGCTGGCGGTGATTAGGGATGCGGGCGTGATCAAAACCATCCGCGAGGATGCACTGTCGTGGGAAAGCAATTTGCTGCGCCCCGTGTTCCGTAATGGCGAGTTGTTGGTGGATGATAGTTTTGATTCCATCAGAGCCAGAAGCAACCAACACTAA
- a CDS encoding thiopurine S-methyltransferase: protein MQADFWHERWEHQQIGFHQAEINSHLQAFWGQMRVPADSRIFVPLCGKSRDMLWLRSQNLLVTGVEISPIAVHDFFAENGLEPIVTQQGAFERWECDGLVILQGDFFDLSAADVADCAGVFDRASLIALPPAMRTRYAQHLMNILPPAVQILLITMEYDQREMKGPPFSVHEAEVRGFYEERYAVERLQALDVLADEPGFRQRGLTRLDEKVYVLTPR, encoded by the coding sequence ATGCAGGCGGATTTTTGGCACGAACGTTGGGAACACCAGCAAATCGGATTTCACCAAGCGGAAATTAATAGCCACTTACAGGCATTCTGGGGGCAAATGCGCGTACCCGCCGATAGCCGTATTTTCGTGCCATTGTGTGGCAAAAGCCGCGATATGCTGTGGTTGCGTTCGCAAAACTTGTTGGTAACGGGCGTGGAAATCAGCCCGATTGCGGTGCATGATTTTTTTGCTGAAAACGGTTTAGAGCCGATCGTCACGCAACAGGGCGCATTTGAGCGCTGGGAATGTGACGGGCTGGTGATTTTGCAGGGCGATTTCTTCGACCTGAGTGCGGCGGATGTGGCGGATTGTGCCGGTGTGTTTGATCGCGCTTCGTTGATCGCACTGCCACCCGCTATGCGTACCCGCTATGCGCAACATTTGATGAATATTTTGCCGCCTGCGGTACAGATACTATTGATTACCATGGAATACGATCAGCGCGAAATGAAAGGCCCGCCGTTTTCGGTGCACGAGGCGGAAGTGCGCGGTTTTTATGAGGAGCGCTACGCGGTGGAGCGTTTGCAGGCGCTGGATGTGTTAGCGGATGAACCCGGTTTCCGCCAGCGCGGGCTGACCCGGCTGGATGAAAAAGTGTATGTATTGACCCCGCGTTAA
- the yidD gene encoding membrane protein insertion efficiency factor YidD — protein sequence MKHLLIAIIRFYQLFLSPLLGNSCRFYPTCSHYAKEAIETHGALKGSWLAIRRIGRCNPWHEGGLDPVPDACDCGKPHRKSSDQ from the coding sequence ATGAAACACCTCCTCATCGCCATCATCCGCTTCTACCAATTGTTCCTCAGCCCGCTGCTGGGGAACAGTTGCCGTTTCTACCCCACCTGTTCGCATTACGCCAAAGAAGCGATTGAAACCCACGGCGCACTCAAGGGCAGTTGGTTGGCGATTCGGCGTATCGGACGTTGCAACCCTTGGCACGAAGGCGGTCTTGACCCCGTTCCCGATGCGTGTGACTGCGGCAAACCGCACCGCAAATCGTCTGATCAATAG
- a CDS encoding AAA family ATPase has protein sequence MLDLTHLRLDDVQGVGTITLDLEPGKQAYVFIGANGVGKTKLLEALFNKIKIQHVKSLKDIFDLDQIQTTFPRYELITTNDRGHFTRSSKKQDELRTWIIESASLSSVFQRSKNNRERQLKTLLKCLNDIDPSYDKNFLEVDEKGNIFLLINQKEKELSELSTGFVSIFKILTEIISRYGQESNDIEIQNVEGIFLIDEIESHLHLEWQVKIIPTLKKLFPNTTFFIATHSPLVLSQLEDGEAYELRRDADDIVRTYKIKNPGNTAMIDLLKQAFHIDLNRLALDRPVSNAQKEAKKKLLKYLRERKAS, from the coding sequence ATGCTGGATTTAACCCACTTACGATTAGACGACGTGCAAGGTGTTGGCACAATCACGCTTGACCTCGAACCGGGCAAGCAGGCATACGTCTTCATTGGCGCAAACGGCGTTGGCAAAACTAAATTGCTGGAAGCATTATTTAATAAAATAAAAATACAACATGTAAAAAGTCTTAAAGATATTTTTGATTTAGATCAAATTCAAACCACATTTCCACGTTATGAACTAATAACCACCAATGATCGCGGTCATTTCACTAGAAGCTCTAAAAAACAAGATGAATTAAGAACTTGGATTATAGAGAGTGCCAGTCTATCCAGCGTGTTCCAAAGATCGAAAAACAATCGTGAACGCCAATTAAAAACACTTCTAAAGTGTTTAAATGATATTGACCCAAGCTATGATAAAAACTTCCTTGAAGTAGATGAAAAAGGAAACATATTCCTTCTGATCAATCAGAAAGAGAAAGAACTATCTGAACTTAGTACAGGGTTTGTATCTATCTTCAAAATTTTGACAGAAATAATTTCAAGATATGGACAAGAATCTAACGATATTGAAATACAGAATGTTGAAGGTATTTTCTTAATCGACGAAATCGAGAGCCACCTCCATTTGGAATGGCAGGTTAAAATCATTCCAACGCTCAAAAAACTGTTCCCCAACACCACCTTCTTCATTGCCACGCATTCCCCGTTGGTATTGAGCCAACTTGAAGATGGCGAAGCCTATGAGCTACGGCGCGATGCCGATGACATCGTGCGTACCTACAAAATCAAAAATCCGGGTAACACCGCCATGATTGACTTGCTGAAGCAAGCTTTCCACATAGACTTAAATCGTTTAGCACTTGATCGCCCTGTTAGCAATGCACAAAAAGAAGCCAAGAAAAAGCTACTGAAATACTTGCGTGAAAGGAAAGCATCATAA
- a CDS encoding ChaN family lipoprotein, protein MFHNRHTLFPDLMRRTLLAACVVVIGVLPISSIAATVEHATLDEALAHIGEHAPTGVMQGKALPFSTLMASLAQNRVVFVGEIHDRYDHHLHQLAVLQGLHQRNPKLAIGVEWFQQSFQPVLNDYLAGKLTEVEFLRRSEYFERWGYDYRQLRPILAYAKANGLPVLALNAPVELTRKVSEGGLEALSKDERAQLPPTIHPADADYQARLRKVFEAHSQDPQQFERFMLVQRIWDETMAYNAAKYLNANPEHQLVVLAGVGHISDGVGIPADLARQLPGSKVATVASSDSQDAAPAVDYTLLTAAVDLPPTGKLGVLLDTQGKGLSISALDKNSAAAKAGLQKGDRLATLEGVALKNMSDLKLALLQHQVGNAVKMTVERAGSTDLLAYTVVLQ, encoded by the coding sequence ATGTTTCACAATCGACATACACTATTTCCTGATTTGATGCGGCGCACGTTATTGGCAGCGTGCGTGGTGGTCATTGGCGTGTTACCCATCAGCAGCATCGCGGCAACGGTGGAACACGCGACGTTGGATGAGGCATTGGCGCACATTGGTGAACATGCGCCCACCGGCGTGATGCAAGGTAAAGCGTTGCCATTTTCTACCTTAATGGCGAGCTTGGCACAAAACCGTGTGGTGTTTGTGGGTGAAATTCACGACCGTTATGATCATCACCTGCATCAATTGGCGGTATTGCAAGGCTTGCATCAGCGTAACCCGAAGCTTGCTATCGGGGTGGAATGGTTTCAGCAATCGTTTCAGCCGGTGTTGAATGATTATTTGGCGGGCAAACTGACCGAGGTGGAGTTTTTGCGCCGCAGCGAATATTTCGAGCGTTGGGGCTACGATTACCGTCAATTACGCCCGATTCTGGCATACGCCAAAGCCAACGGCTTGCCGGTGCTGGCGTTGAATGCACCCGTTGAGTTGACCCGCAAAGTGTCAGAAGGCGGTTTGGAAGCGTTGAGCAAAGACGAGCGGGCGCAATTGCCACCGACGATTCACCCGGCGGATGCAGATTACCAAGCACGCTTGCGTAAGGTATTCGAGGCGCATTCGCAAGACCCCCAGCAATTCGAGCGCTTTATGCTGGTGCAGCGGATTTGGGATGAAACCATGGCGTATAATGCGGCAAAGTATTTGAACGCTAACCCCGAACATCAACTGGTGGTATTGGCAGGCGTGGGGCATATCAGCGATGGCGTGGGCATTCCGGCGGATTTGGCGCGGCAATTACCGGGCAGTAAAGTGGCGACCGTTGCCAGCAGTGACAGCCAAGACGCGGCTCCGGCGGTGGATTATACCCTGCTTACCGCAGCGGTGGATTTACCGCCGACTGGCAAATTGGGTGTATTGTTGGATACGCAAGGCAAGGGTTTGAGCATTTCCGCCTTGGATAAAAACAGTGCGGCGGCTAAAGCGGGGCTGCAAAAAGGCGACCGTCTTGCGACCTTGGAAGGCGTGGCGCTGAAAAACATGAGTGATCTGAAATTGGCGTTATTGCAACACCAAGTGGGCAATGCGGTGAAAATGACCGTGGAACGTGCTGGTTCAACAGACCTATTGGCATACACGGTGGTATTACAGTAA
- a CDS encoding bifunctional nicotinamide-nucleotide adenylyltransferase/Nudix hydroxylase — translation MFKPDFDFLVFIGRFQPFHTGHQAVVETALQRAERVIVLVGSSCQPRTLRNPWTFAERETFIRATFPEAGERLILAPLLDDTYNEQGWITRVQQTVHGITCRFPPKVGSAAPRIGLIGHSKDHSSYYLSMFPQWQSVAVENVRGVSSTPLREQYFQRGAANGEMPPAVQTWLETFRASDTFAHIASEWEFVNQYRKGWEAAPYAPTFVTVDAVVVQAGHILLIERKARPGKGQWALPGGFLDPHEKLRDAVIRELREETRIKVPAPVLAGSIVKEQVFDDPYRSARGRTITHAFLIELKPDAHGLPKVKGGDDAQHAFWVPLGDLDPERLFEDHFQIIKTMIG, via the coding sequence ATGTTCAAACCTGATTTTGATTTTCTGGTCTTCATTGGTCGTTTCCAGCCGTTTCATACGGGTCATCAAGCCGTGGTGGAAACCGCGTTGCAACGTGCCGAGCGCGTGATTGTGCTGGTCGGTTCGAGTTGCCAACCGCGTACCTTGCGCAATCCTTGGACATTTGCCGAGCGTGAAACGTTTATCCGTGCCACGTTTCCTGAGGCGGGCGAACGTTTGATTCTTGCGCCATTGCTGGATGATACCTACAACGAACAAGGCTGGATTACCCGTGTGCAACAAACCGTGCATGGCATTACGTGCCGTTTTCCGCCCAAAGTCGGCAGTGCTGCGCCGCGCATTGGCTTGATTGGGCATAGCAAAGATCACAGTTCTTATTACCTGTCGATGTTTCCGCAATGGCAATCGGTCGCGGTGGAAAACGTGCGTGGGGTATCGTCCACCCCGTTGCGCGAACAGTATTTCCAACGGGGTGCTGCGAATGGCGAGATGCCACCAGCGGTGCAAACTTGGCTGGAAACCTTCCGCGCATCTGACACCTTTGCGCACATTGCCAGCGAGTGGGAGTTCGTCAATCAATACCGCAAAGGTTGGGAAGCCGCGCCCTACGCACCAACGTTTGTGACGGTGGATGCGGTGGTGGTGCAAGCCGGACATATCTTGCTGATCGAACGCAAAGCCCGCCCCGGCAAAGGGCAATGGGCATTACCCGGTGGTTTCCTTGACCCGCACGAAAAGCTGCGTGATGCCGTAATCCGCGAATTGCGTGAAGAAACCCGCATCAAAGTACCTGCGCCCGTGTTGGCTGGGTCAATTGTGAAAGAGCAAGTGTTCGACGATCCGTACCGTTCGGCACGTGGGCGCACCATTACCCATGCGTTTCTGATCGAACTGAAACCGGATGCGCACGGCTTGCCGAAAGTAAAAGGTGGCGATGATGCGCAGCACGCTTTCTGGGTTCCGTTGGGCGACCTTGATCCCGAACGGCTGTTTGAAGACCATTTTCAGATCATCAAAACGATGATTGGGTGA
- a CDS encoding sulfite exporter TauE/SafE family protein — protein MEVWQYAAATAIVVLAYFIRGIAGFGSGLIAVPLLALFLPLTFVVPLILLLDFTASLVMGGLDLQRVQWREVGMLIPFSLIGVIVGTQLLVNLPLTPMLLILAAFIFVFAVRSLLNLKGEKPVSAWWAIPASFTGGTVGGLFGTGGPPYVIYLNHRIQDKTLLRATFSALFFIEGAVRIATFFIAGLLMAQTVWWNALFALPLMLGALWLGGHVHTGLTQAHMTRLIGVLLLLASVSLTLKALS, from the coding sequence ATGGAGGTCTGGCAGTATGCCGCTGCGACGGCGATTGTGGTGCTGGCGTATTTTATTCGCGGCATTGCGGGATTTGGTTCGGGCTTGATTGCGGTGCCGTTGCTGGCGTTGTTTTTGCCGCTGACCTTTGTGGTTCCGCTGATTTTGCTGCTGGATTTCACCGCGTCATTGGTAATGGGCGGGCTGGATTTGCAGCGGGTGCAATGGCGTGAAGTCGGCATGTTGATTCCGTTTAGCCTGATCGGCGTGATTGTGGGGACGCAATTGCTGGTGAATTTACCGCTTACCCCGATGTTGCTGATCTTGGCGGCGTTTATCTTCGTGTTTGCGGTGCGCAGCTTGTTGAATTTGAAGGGTGAAAAGCCGGTATCGGCTTGGTGGGCAATTCCGGCTTCGTTTACAGGCGGCACGGTCGGCGGGCTGTTTGGCACGGGCGGACCGCCGTATGTGATTTATTTGAATCACCGCATTCAGGATAAAACGCTGTTGCGGGCAACATTTTCTGCGCTGTTTTTCATCGAAGGGGCTGTGCGCATTGCGACGTTTTTTATTGCCGGATTGTTGATGGCGCAAACGGTGTGGTGGAATGCGTTGTTTGCCTTGCCCTTGATGTTGGGGGCATTGTGGTTAGGCGGTCATGTGCACACGGGGTTAACGCAAGCGCACATGACGCGCCTGATTGGGGTGTTGTTGTTGCTGGCGAGTGTGTCGCTGACGCTCAAGGCGTTGAGCTAA